In Xiphophorus hellerii strain 12219 chromosome 13, Xiphophorus_hellerii-4.1, whole genome shotgun sequence, the following proteins share a genomic window:
- the topaz1 gene encoding protein TOPAZ1 isoform X1, producing MVKVYGGKRAVETVDKIVVWINKYPKVTLCDIAATYDICSHNCGYILPDDLKNKKMRCFKRDMTAGFRIWPTCIGHNSEQGGEAKNSTSSVQSGNSICQAESLTEQHKHPEEGTASEVSETPSKHFYNGWTDVDTTTPASLLKSKHTEEDEIRTCVLDQYHLDDAGLGSDPIALEIHRDKRMKLGDGVECSRVCRTALKGPDQTIFSPTENDVFQISPVLFSENDEVNVDEPEFFTCQRVRPYFRELPISCARTCMSWPFPNSQPKCNVGASATACSETGSSQRSPIDSVTKNSNLSSSSTGEDHNMTNLRTAQQSVQSGKSVARLHCRSVPSSGPGRLSMEPDVGDGSTFLLNRLELNGSTLTTTTHSVLSLCDWEGSSALSNSSDPSSSGLSSTKFSPLPSTFLSRKIQNTAGKTFEEPQLSACGPVSFALPNNSYQSLLSSIGFSCDQNNNDECLPMKSPPSLEPYDASPFNPKHLCNFPRQNYVDFDSDGFLLPPELSPITSPYRCILGCTSFESLEILEDEEVMNKDETPTDFYLLQVANGNTETSSTSSEHSSKEMEGATSPSTPTDITAFKLLSSPSNTEVGGDEGIKKTLDDSEKKVEDVKRSFKQVSFGPKVQATVGSNVPTESSPSPSSHSEEHTEEDDEEEQCSSTEEESSSYNTEDDQREAEGTKERESDVLDEFTAYEQDILLVNLGQEDPELFENLPQKSLLNLGPVRDTAAPKKKPIPAIKFSSKTTKSSVFDQKVTPVTVDLHDICTDIAEEMESRPWRPRCSNITTKNQNPYHQSEHLGRSDRNNIKMDGSLESNFGRLIHPHVTSRLGRCMKNPANLTDFRRQKSNEYCRQYFSESLSCGFKMCRFQHLPAEGDEKFCVDTVTKFAKNPACLQKAGAVFTGYYQNSPPGAYFSMPVLLTLLWALLKAGMMSNVFSVLRVSLAHNIVPGHEFLLALFNYVRDKDLMNFVPELMQLTFKMASVGLELSLDCIDDVKHSPMFQQVAHHNSHVALGGNHNSPACMQSPEYLNLVHGIVEIELCAKQEDWKRMGEVYRSICQFSQHPNQVERISGRIAIALLSESKDKVSLPYAAFAKTVRQNESEENLVKTFVGRIGVSLMLRYHKNHHWVKGRIVVEVMSALKVDYTTLKSLFGNEDGASRCCLITVATELFYLSGSVEGALNTLREHNWFLSSGLWPCEPTDLEGRTNLLRRLSGKTSHRDTLEVLCNLPGVKEPSDLIDISRYSPMFTSHLQVCVERQILPVASDLLDFMLSKQLAVDHSLLQMLLEKLGRQNLWLRAREVFKHSLSAGYYPDVSAAPGLMALVVPCQLGEVELALALEMFVAFNASAILPLSDTASSSLSITLKRTQTCEGEYISAGNRLLSAACLPQPKLTVRYTAVNSSQEQLFRLDVPSARRWLRHNHLWASEMWTQRPKSVNPN from the exons ATGGTTAAGGTCTACGGCGGGAAAAGAGCCGTTGAGACGGTGGATAAGATCGTCGTGTGGATTAATAAGTACCCCAAAGTAACACTTTGCGACATTGCAGCAACATACGACATATGCAGTCACAATTGCGGTTACATTTTACCAGATGATCTCAAGAACAAGAAGATGCGTTGCTTCAAGCGGGACATGACGGCTGGATTTAGAATTTGGCCCACTTGTATAGGGCATAACAGTGAGCAAGGTGGTGAGGCTAAAAATAGCACCAGCAGTGTGCAGAGTGGAAACAGCATCTGTCAGGCTGAAAGTctgacagaacaacacaaacaccCAGAAGAAGGCACAGCATCGGAGGTCTCAGAGACGCCTTCAAAGCATTTCTACAATGGCTGGACGGATGTAGACACCACTACTCCTGCTTCTCtcttaaaaagcaaacacacagaAGAAGACGAGATCAGGACTTGTGTGTTGGACCAATATCATCTGGACGATGCTGGACTTGGATCTGACCCGATTGCTTTGGAGATTCACAGAGACAAAAGAATGAAGCTTGGGGACGGAGTTGAGTGCAGCAGAGTTTGTCGCACGGCCTTGAAAGGACCTGATCAGACTATTTTCAGTCCGACTGAAAATGATGTATTTCAAATATCACCAGTGCTGTTCAGTGAGAATGATGAGGTGAACGTGGACGAACCGGAGTTTTTCACTTGCCAGAGAGTAAGGCCGTATTTTAGGGAACTACCTATTTCGTGTGCGCGAACTTGCATGTCCTGGCCTTTTCCAAATAGTCAGCCGAAATGTAATGTTGGTGCTTCTGCCACAGCCTGTTCAGAGACGGGTTCATCACAAAGGAGCCCCATTGACTCTGTGACAAAGAATTCAAACCTGTCTAGTTCATCCACAGGAGAAGACCACAACATGACAAACCTGAGGACAGCGCAACAATCTGTGCAGTCTGGAAAATCTGTAGCTCGTCTTCATTGTCGTTCCGTTCCATCTTCAGGCCCAGGTCGGCTTAGTATGGAGCCGGATGTTGGAGATGGATCAACTTTTCTGTTGAACCGCCTTGAATTGAACGGCTCCACCTTGACTACTACCACCCACTCGGTGCTCAGCCTGTGTGACTGGGAAGGATCCTCTGCTTTGTCTAATTCATCAGATCCATCATCAAGCGGCCTTTCTTCCACAAAGTTTTCTCCGCTCCCTTCAACGTTCCTATCAAGGAAAATCCAAAACACTGCGGGGAAAACGTTTGAGGAACCCCAACTCTCCGCATGCGGTCCTGTATCCTTTGCACTTCCAAACAACTCCTACCAGAGCCTTCTATCCTCCATCGGCTTCAGTTGTGACCAGAACAACAACGATGAATGTCTCCCAATGAAGAGTCCACCCAGTCTGGAACCATATGACGCAAGTCCGTTCAACCCAAAACATTTGTGCAACTTCCCCAGACAAAACTATGTGGACTTTGACTCTGATGGGTTTCTGCTTCCACCAGAGCTCTCCCCCATCACCTCTCCATATAGGTGCATTTTAGGGTGTACCTCATTCGAAAGCCTGGAAATATTGGAAGATGAGGAGGTTATGAACAAAGATGAAACACCAACAGATTTTTACCTGCTGCAAGTGGCTAATGGCAACACTGAGACCTCCAGTACTTCTTCTGAACACTCCAGCAAAGAAATGGAAGGCGCTACAAGTCCCAGTACTCCGACTGACATCACCGCTTTCAAATTGTTGTCTTCTCCCAGCAACACTGAAGTGGGTGGTGATGAGGGTATAAAGAAAACTTTAGATGACTCAGAGAAAAAAGTTGAGGACGTTAAAAGAAGTTTCAAGCAAGTTTCCTTTGGTCCTAAAGTACAGGCAACCGTTGGCTCGAATGTCCCGACCGAAAGCAGCCCGTCTCCCAGCAGCCATAGTGAGGAACACACAGAAGAAGACGACGAAGAAGAGCAGTGCTCTTCTACAGAAGAGGAGTCGAGCTCTTACAACACGGAAGACGACCAAAGAGAAGCGGAGGGGACCAAAGAACGGGAGTCTGACGTTTTGGACGAGTTCACAGCTTACGAACAGGATATCTTGCTCGTCAACCTTGGGCAGGAGGATCCGGAACTGTTTGAAAATCTGCCACAGAAGAGCCTGCTAAACCTGGGCCCCGTCAGGGACACCGCGGCTCCTAAAAAGAAACCAATCCCGGCAATAAAGTTTTCATCCAAGACAACCAAGTCATCAGTGTTTGATCAAAA AGTGACACCAGTTACAGTCGATCTTCATGACATCTGTACTGATATTGCAG AGGAGATGGAAAGCAGACCATGGAGACCTCGGTGTAGCAACATAACTACCAAAAATCAAAATCCATACCATCAAAGCGAACATCTG GGACGATCTGAtagaaacaacattaaaatgGATGGATCCCTGGAAAG tAATTTTGGTCGTCTCATCCATCCACACGTGACCTCAAGATTAG GACGGTGTATGAAAAACCCGGCTAACCTGACAGATTTTAGGCGTCAGAAATCAAATGAA TACTGCAGACAGTACTTCAGTGAGTCGCTGTCCTGTGGCTTCAAAATGTGTCGCTTCCAGCATCTACCGGCGGAGGGGGACGAGAAG TTCTGTGTTGATACGGTGACGAAGTTCGCCAAAAATCCAGCGTGCCTCCAGAAAGCTG GCGCTGTGTTTACTGGGTACTACCAGAACAGTCCACCGGGGGCGTATTTCTCCATGCCGGTCCTCCTCACCCTGCTCTGGGCTCTGCTGAAAGCCGGCATGATGTCCAACGTCTTCTCAGTCCTCCGCGTCAGCTTGGCCCACAACATAGTG CCGGGCCACGAGTTCCTGCTGGCTCTCTTTAACTACGTGAGGGACAAGGATCTCATGAACTTCGTGCCTGAACTGATGCAGCTCACATTCAAG ATGGCCAGCGTCGGTTTGGAGCTGAGCTTGGACTGCATAGACGACGTAAAACACAGCCCCATGTTTCAGCAGGTGGCTCATCACAACTCGCACGTCGCTCTGGGTGGAAACCACAA CTCACCTGCCTGCATGCAGAGTCCTGAGTATCTCAATTTAGTGCATGGGATTGTTGAAATAGAG CTTTGTGCCAAGCAGGAAGACTGGAAACGGATGGGAGAGGTGTACAGGTCCATCTGCCAGTTCAGCCAACACCCAAACCAGGTGGAGCGAATCAGCGGCCGCATTGCTATAGCGCTTCTGTCTGAGAGCAAAGACAAGGTCTCACTGCCTTACGCTGCTTTCGCTAAGACAG tgcgCCAAAATGAAAGTGAGGAGAATCTGGTGAAGACTTTTGTGGGCAGAATCGGAGTGTCTTTGATGTTGAGATACCACAAAAATCACCACTGGGTTAAG GGCCGCATAGTGGTGGAGGTGATGTCCGCCTTAAAAGTCGACTACACAACACTGAAGAGCTTATTTGGGAACGAGGACGGAGCGTCGCGCTGCTGCCTGATCACTGTGGCAACGGAGCTCTTCTACCTGAGTGGGAGTGTGGAGGGAGCGCTAAACACACTCCGAG AACACAACTGGTTCCTGAGTTCGGGTTTGTGGCCGTGCGAGCCCACTGATCTGGAGGGCAGGACTAATCTGCTGAGGCGTCTGTCTGGGAAAACCTCTCACCGGGACACCTTGGAGGTCCTCTGTAATCTGCCAGGAGTTAAGGAACccagcg ACCTTATAGACATCTCCAGGTACAGTCCTATGTTTACGTCTCACCTTCAAGTGTGTGTGGAGAGACAGATTCTACCTGTAGCGTCAGACCTGCTGGACTTCATGCTGAGTAAACAGCTGGCTGTCGATCACTCACTGCTGCAGATGCTACTCGAGAAACTGGGCAGGCAAAACCTGTGGCTGCGGGCGCGGGAAGTCTTCAAAC ATTCTCTGAGTGCGGGCTACTACCCTGACGTATCGGCTGCCCCTGGTTTGATGGCGCTGGTCGTACCCTGTCAGCTCGGCGAGGTGGAGCTCGCTCTCGCCTTGGAGATGTTTGTTGCCTTCAATGCGTCAGCCATTCTTCCTCTTTCAGACACCGCCTCTTCTTCCCTCAGCATCACTCTAAAAAG GACTCAAACCTGCGAGGGGGAGTACATCTCGGCAGGTAACCGGCTTCTCTCCGCAGCTTGCCTGCCCCAGCCCAAACTCACTGTCCGCTACACAGCGGTCAACTCCTCCCAGGAGCAGCTGTTCCGGCTGGACGTTCCCTCCGCGCGCCGCTGGCTCCGCCACAATCACTTGTGGGCCAGCGAGATGTGGACGCAACGACCCAAAAGTGTCAACCCCAACTGA
- the topaz1 gene encoding protein TOPAZ1 isoform X2 yields MKNPANLTDFRRQKSNEYCRQYFSESLSCGFKMCRFQHLPAEGDEKFCVDTVTKFAKNPACLQKAGAVFTGYYQNSPPGAYFSMPVLLTLLWALLKAGMMSNVFSVLRVSLAHNIVPGHEFLLALFNYVRDKDLMNFVPELMQLTFKMASVGLELSLDCIDDVKHSPMFQQVAHHNSHVALGGNHNSPACMQSPEYLNLVHGIVEIELCAKQEDWKRMGEVYRSICQFSQHPNQVERISGRIAIALLSESKDKVSLPYAAFAKTVRQNESEENLVKTFVGRIGVSLMLRYHKNHHWVKGRIVVEVMSALKVDYTTLKSLFGNEDGASRCCLITVATELFYLSGSVEGALNTLREHNWFLSSGLWPCEPTDLEGRTNLLRRLSGKTSHRDTLEVLCNLPGVKEPSDLIDISRYSPMFTSHLQVCVERQILPVASDLLDFMLSKQLAVDHSLLQMLLEKLGRQNLWLRAREVFKHSLSAGYYPDVSAAPGLMALVVPCQLGEVELALALEMFVAFNASAILPLSDTASSSLSITLKRTQTCEGEYISAGNRLLSAACLPQPKLTVRYTAVNSSQEQLFRLDVPSARRWLRHNHLWASEMWTQRPKSVNPN; encoded by the exons ATGAAAAACCCGGCTAACCTGACAGATTTTAGGCGTCAGAAATCAAATGAA TACTGCAGACAGTACTTCAGTGAGTCGCTGTCCTGTGGCTTCAAAATGTGTCGCTTCCAGCATCTACCGGCGGAGGGGGACGAGAAG TTCTGTGTTGATACGGTGACGAAGTTCGCCAAAAATCCAGCGTGCCTCCAGAAAGCTG GCGCTGTGTTTACTGGGTACTACCAGAACAGTCCACCGGGGGCGTATTTCTCCATGCCGGTCCTCCTCACCCTGCTCTGGGCTCTGCTGAAAGCCGGCATGATGTCCAACGTCTTCTCAGTCCTCCGCGTCAGCTTGGCCCACAACATAGTG CCGGGCCACGAGTTCCTGCTGGCTCTCTTTAACTACGTGAGGGACAAGGATCTCATGAACTTCGTGCCTGAACTGATGCAGCTCACATTCAAG ATGGCCAGCGTCGGTTTGGAGCTGAGCTTGGACTGCATAGACGACGTAAAACACAGCCCCATGTTTCAGCAGGTGGCTCATCACAACTCGCACGTCGCTCTGGGTGGAAACCACAA CTCACCTGCCTGCATGCAGAGTCCTGAGTATCTCAATTTAGTGCATGGGATTGTTGAAATAGAG CTTTGTGCCAAGCAGGAAGACTGGAAACGGATGGGAGAGGTGTACAGGTCCATCTGCCAGTTCAGCCAACACCCAAACCAGGTGGAGCGAATCAGCGGCCGCATTGCTATAGCGCTTCTGTCTGAGAGCAAAGACAAGGTCTCACTGCCTTACGCTGCTTTCGCTAAGACAG tgcgCCAAAATGAAAGTGAGGAGAATCTGGTGAAGACTTTTGTGGGCAGAATCGGAGTGTCTTTGATGTTGAGATACCACAAAAATCACCACTGGGTTAAG GGCCGCATAGTGGTGGAGGTGATGTCCGCCTTAAAAGTCGACTACACAACACTGAAGAGCTTATTTGGGAACGAGGACGGAGCGTCGCGCTGCTGCCTGATCACTGTGGCAACGGAGCTCTTCTACCTGAGTGGGAGTGTGGAGGGAGCGCTAAACACACTCCGAG AACACAACTGGTTCCTGAGTTCGGGTTTGTGGCCGTGCGAGCCCACTGATCTGGAGGGCAGGACTAATCTGCTGAGGCGTCTGTCTGGGAAAACCTCTCACCGGGACACCTTGGAGGTCCTCTGTAATCTGCCAGGAGTTAAGGAACccagcg ACCTTATAGACATCTCCAGGTACAGTCCTATGTTTACGTCTCACCTTCAAGTGTGTGTGGAGAGACAGATTCTACCTGTAGCGTCAGACCTGCTGGACTTCATGCTGAGTAAACAGCTGGCTGTCGATCACTCACTGCTGCAGATGCTACTCGAGAAACTGGGCAGGCAAAACCTGTGGCTGCGGGCGCGGGAAGTCTTCAAAC ATTCTCTGAGTGCGGGCTACTACCCTGACGTATCGGCTGCCCCTGGTTTGATGGCGCTGGTCGTACCCTGTCAGCTCGGCGAGGTGGAGCTCGCTCTCGCCTTGGAGATGTTTGTTGCCTTCAATGCGTCAGCCATTCTTCCTCTTTCAGACACCGCCTCTTCTTCCCTCAGCATCACTCTAAAAAG GACTCAAACCTGCGAGGGGGAGTACATCTCGGCAGGTAACCGGCTTCTCTCCGCAGCTTGCCTGCCCCAGCCCAAACTCACTGTCCGCTACACAGCGGTCAACTCCTCCCAGGAGCAGCTGTTCCGGCTGGACGTTCCCTCCGCGCGCCGCTGGCTCCGCCACAATCACTTGTGGGCCAGCGAGATGTGGACGCAACGACCCAAAAGTGTCAACCCCAACTGA